One part of the Bacteroidota bacterium genome encodes these proteins:
- a CDS encoding T9SS type A sorting domain-containing protein: MFILILLLGMTSFDSALFGQWKRVLCSGERYAYAYTYFLDLSGPPRIGFTGADGRILKTTDGGETWKVVTSPIGIAYDFTFKDSMTGWCAFEGQSSGCYKTSDGGESWFDTPLNGVDPGSIYYDSTSDGLFYGGGATIGGASGYSLAVSWDKGLTWVPAQSGSGSNHGFAFVNGDTGIQAGGYCDRPDNIPWLRTTDGGHSWQTLSLDSGSLQPLAIPGTSIFFALTFYGTVLRSTDAGMTWDSLSALPYVAPDPLPYCYMSSSGCIKGDLNDLYGTTGEGCYHSTDKGQTWQYQCGQSSTNKLVSGSRFYAKAHIVFMKSVDVITDSAILWKLNLDSMPYFDSKITCTFADSSKLKTVAAGHSATVYYFVQGASLIGIDTVHLSIRYDDALNVQSLQLPPGSSVLRSSTNNNILDLWLTSDARLLPSQLLAITFGTALESSSAKVYLDSAHLYGKRLNCDCAALSVSGPDSVEIDFTGCGNTTLLRTMSGQSPFEIVSVQPNPAQSEITVRVAGASEMAGDLAAPGTLSVEMYDVLGRAVNPGQNMRATSARDSFTLDVAGLPPGLYYLRMLSNGYAQTRSISIER; this comes from the coding sequence TTGTTCATACTTATTCTCCTGCTCGGAATGACGAGCTTTGATAGCGCCCTGTTTGGACAGTGGAAGAGAGTGCTTTGTTCGGGCGAGCGCTATGCATACGCATACACTTATTTTCTCGACCTGTCAGGTCCTCCTCGCATTGGCTTCACAGGTGCTGATGGAAGAATACTAAAGACCACTGACGGAGGAGAGACATGGAAAGTTGTAACATCGCCAATTGGTATTGCTTACGATTTCACCTTCAAGGACAGCATGACTGGTTGGTGCGCCTTTGAGGGGCAGTCTTCCGGATGTTACAAGACAAGCGACGGAGGCGAGTCCTGGTTTGACACACCCCTCAATGGGGTTGATCCCGGGAGTATTTATTACGATAGTACATCGGACGGACTTTTTTATGGCGGAGGGGCAACCATTGGGGGTGCTAGCGGCTATTCATTGGCAGTTTCATGGGACAAAGGATTGACATGGGTGCCGGCTCAAAGCGGAAGCGGTTCTAATCACGGATTTGCATTCGTCAATGGCGATACTGGAATTCAAGCCGGCGGTTATTGTGACCGTCCTGATAATATCCCTTGGCTGCGGACAACCGATGGTGGACACAGTTGGCAGACTCTTTCTCTTGATAGCGGTAGCCTACAACCGCTGGCCATCCCGGGCACCAGCATTTTTTTCGCTTTGACGTTCTATGGTACTGTCCTTCGCTCCACTGATGCGGGTATGACTTGGGATAGTCTAAGCGCGTTGCCCTATGTTGCGCCCGACCCTCTTCCCTATTGCTACATGTCCTCAAGTGGCTGCATCAAGGGTGATCTTAACGATCTGTATGGCACCACCGGAGAAGGATGCTATCATTCGACAGATAAGGGACAGACCTGGCAGTACCAGTGTGGACAGTCTTCTACTAACAAATTGGTATCGGGTTCCAGATTTTATGCGAAAGCCCATATTGTTTTCATGAAATCAGTGGACGTTATCACGGATAGTGCTATTCTTTGGAAGTTGAATCTGGATTCTATGCCCTACTTCGATTCAAAAATCACCTGCACATTTGCGGACAGCTCCAAGTTGAAGACGGTTGCTGCCGGTCATTCCGCAACGGTATACTATTTTGTTCAAGGTGCTTCTCTAATCGGCATTGATACGGTGCATCTTTCGATTCGCTATGATGATGCGTTGAATGTCCAGAGTCTTCAACTTCCTCCTGGCTCGAGCGTCTTGCGCTCCAGCACGAACAACAACATACTCGACCTCTGGTTAACGAGCGACGCACGGCTGTTGCCAAGTCAATTGCTTGCAATTACATTCGGGACGGCACTCGAATCCTCTTCGGCAAAAGTCTATCTCGATTCCGCGCATCTCTATGGCAAGCGGCTGAACTGCGATTGTGCGGCGCTTTCGGTGTCCGGCCCGGATTCGGTGGAGATCGACTTCACCGGCTGCGGCAATACGACACTGCTACGCACCATGTCGGGCCAGTCGCCGTTCGAGATTGTGAGTGTGCAACCTAATCCAGCACAGTCAGAAATCACCGTCCGCGTGGCGGGTGCGAGTGAGATGGCGGGTGATCTTGCGGCCCCCGGCACTCTGAGTGTCGAGATGTACGATGTATTGGGCCGCGCTGTCAACCCGGGACAGAACATGCGCGCGACATCCGCACGCGATAGCTTCACGCTTGATGTCGCAGGGCTTCCGCCGGGATTGTATTATCTTCGCATGCTCTCGAACGGCTACGCACAAACCCGCAGCATCTCAATCGAGCGGTAA
- a CDS encoding cell division protein ZapA has protein sequence MAQTIKVTILGTDYPLRSNDEALTRQLAADVDAEIRELQAKLPSQSTTTLAVLSALNFAEHAAHAGENEHRELERLTSEIETMAAGLERALEER, from the coding sequence ATGGCACAAACGATCAAGGTCACAATTCTGGGGACAGACTATCCGCTCCGCTCCAACGATGAAGCGCTGACACGGCAGTTGGCCGCCGATGTCGATGCCGAAATTCGCGAGTTGCAGGCAAAGCTGCCCTCACAATCCACGACGACGCTGGCGGTGCTGAGCGCGCTGAATTTTGCAGAACATGCCGCGCACGCCGGAGAAAACGAGCACCGAGAGCTCGAGCGTCTCACCAGCGAGATCGAGACCATGGCCGCCGGACTCGAGCGCGCACTCGAAGAACGATAA